The proteins below come from a single Methanothrix thermoacetophila PT genomic window:
- a CDS encoding helix-turn-helix domain-containing protein, whose amino-acid sequence MSHADRIIRAAFQSDEALRDAIRSVISEMGMSAREFSRISSIPQSTLYKILSGHREPNITTLRQIVRTIRDLEGGGERFIAIIAARPVLDKIEETRMRIGDKVFTLREYSATNIEEAIIAAVRAESDGAAAVVCAPIVSPTVEKLLTIPVATIIPRESVRRAIEVAAKKIEV is encoded by the coding sequence ATGTCTCACGCCGACAGGATCATCAGGGCTGCATTCCAGTCGGACGAGGCTCTGAGAGATGCGATACGATCGGTCATTTCAGAGATGGGAATGAGCGCGAGGGAGTTCAGCAGAATCTCATCCATACCACAGAGCACTCTTTACAAAATACTCTCAGGGCACCGGGAGCCGAACATAACGACGCTCCGGCAGATTGTGAGGACCATTCGTGATCTTGAGGGCGGAGGCGAGAGGTTCATAGCGATAATAGCTGCTAGGCCTGTTCTTGACAAGATCGAGGAGACCAGGATGCGCATCGGGGATAAGGTCTTCACGCTCCGCGAGTACTCTGCGACAAATATCGAAGAGGCGATCATCGCAGCGGTGAGGGCGGAATCTGATGGCGCAGCTGCAGTGGTATGTGCGCCGATTGTAAGCCCGACGGTTGAAAAGCTTCTCACGATACCTGTCGCCACGATAATACCGAGGGAGAGCGTCAGGAGAGCGATAGAGGTCGCAGCAAAGAAGATAGAGGTATGA
- the fen gene encoding flap endonuclease-1 translates to MGVDLGDILSKKKISLENLSGCWIAVDGFNTLYQFLSIIRQPDGTPLMDASGRVTSHLSGLLYRMTNLIEVGIRVAFVFDGTPPELKAGTLAARAQMKEAAEIQLQEAIATGVDSFRYAQATARINSEILHDSIRLLDAMGIPYVQAPSEGEAQAAFMAIRGDVDYVASQDYDSLLFGAPRVVRNLAITGRRKMPRKNIYIDVPPEVIILEEELTRLGISREQLIDIGIMCGTDYNRGLPKVGPKRALKLIREHGCLEAVLDALGESIENFREIRELFLHPAVTESYELRMRKPMVDEIVGFLCNERNFSEDRVRKAAERLNASYRSGQSTLERWL, encoded by the coding sequence ATGGGCGTCGATCTCGGAGATATTCTCAGCAAAAAGAAGATCTCCCTTGAGAATCTGTCTGGATGCTGGATAGCAGTCGATGGATTCAACACGCTGTACCAGTTCCTGTCGATCATAAGACAGCCTGACGGCACACCTCTCATGGACGCCTCCGGAAGGGTCACATCGCACCTCTCGGGATTGCTCTACCGCATGACGAACCTCATAGAGGTCGGGATCAGGGTTGCGTTTGTCTTCGATGGCACGCCTCCTGAGCTCAAGGCCGGGACGCTCGCTGCCAGGGCTCAGATGAAGGAGGCAGCGGAGATCCAGCTGCAGGAGGCGATAGCCACAGGCGTCGATAGCTTCAGGTATGCACAGGCCACCGCCAGGATAAACAGCGAGATACTTCATGACTCCATAAGGCTCCTGGATGCCATGGGCATCCCATATGTGCAGGCGCCCTCAGAGGGCGAGGCGCAGGCAGCATTCATGGCGATTCGGGGGGATGTTGATTATGTAGCATCTCAGGACTACGACTCCCTGCTCTTCGGCGCGCCGAGGGTTGTGAGGAATCTTGCAATCACAGGCAGGAGGAAGATGCCCAGGAAGAACATTTACATCGATGTTCCTCCTGAGGTCATCATCCTGGAGGAGGAGCTCACGAGGCTCGGGATAAGCAGGGAGCAGCTCATAGATATCGGAATAATGTGCGGTACCGATTACAACAGAGGACTTCCAAAGGTGGGTCCTAAGAGGGCGCTCAAGCTGATACGAGAGCACGGATGCCTGGAGGCTGTGCTCGATGCGCTTGGAGAGAGCATTGAAAATTTTCGGGAAATAAGAGAACTATTCCTGCATCCTGCGGTCACGGAGAGCTACGAGCTGAGGATGAGAAAGCCCATGGTCGATGAGATCGTCGGGTTTTTGTGCAACGAGCGCAACTTCTCAGAGGATAGGGTCAGAAAGGCCGCTGAGAGGTTGAATGCGTCGTACCGTTCCGGCCAGAGCACACTGGAGAGGTGGCTCTGA
- the dph2 gene encoding diphthamide biosynthesis enzyme Dph2 encodes MFISGYEIDLERAVSIIKRAEIRRVGVQLPDGLKRSASEISRILEETGAEVIISGDPCYGACDIDLQLCSMVDLLVHIGHSEMCERLSDRIVYLEARMPDDVKDVVERSLEFFTKGRVAVCTTVQHAHTIDSVIGIMRSHGIEAIAGAPSSRTRYRGQVLGCCYSAARVGAEEALFIGTGMFHPVGLSIATGMRVIAADPVTGNVDEIDAHDFLRWRYGIIARAADAKSIGILISKKPGQRRCVTARRLCTLGRSKGKRMLEVYIDRIEPERVLDLGLDAVVSTACPRIALDDARMYSVPILTPPEFEIALGLRNDYIFDEILEACGEPVTGRS; translated from the coding sequence ATGTTCATCTCCGGGTACGAGATCGATCTTGAGAGAGCTGTGAGCATCATAAAAAGAGCAGAAATCAGGAGAGTCGGCGTTCAGCTTCCAGATGGCCTGAAGAGATCTGCCTCAGAGATATCGAGAATTTTGGAGGAGACTGGCGCAGAGGTTATCATCTCGGGAGATCCCTGCTACGGAGCATGCGATATAGATCTTCAGCTATGCAGCATGGTCGATCTGCTTGTGCACATAGGCCACTCCGAGATGTGTGAGAGGCTGAGCGACAGGATCGTTTACTTAGAAGCGAGAATGCCGGATGATGTCAAGGATGTTGTGGAGAGGTCTCTTGAATTCTTTACGAAAGGCAGGGTGGCAGTCTGCACAACCGTTCAGCATGCCCATACGATCGATAGTGTGATTGGCATAATGCGATCGCATGGCATCGAGGCCATCGCAGGCGCCCCCTCTTCAAGAACCAGGTATCGTGGACAGGTTCTCGGCTGCTGTTACTCGGCTGCAAGAGTCGGGGCAGAGGAGGCTCTCTTCATAGGTACTGGCATGTTCCATCCAGTAGGTCTATCGATAGCAACAGGCATGCGGGTGATAGCCGCGGATCCTGTCACAGGCAATGTGGATGAAATCGATGCACATGATTTCCTCCGGTGGAGGTACGGGATCATCGCCAGAGCAGCGGACGCGAAAAGCATCGGGATCCTGATATCGAAGAAGCCCGGCCAGCGGAGATGTGTGACGGCGAGGCGGCTCTGCACGCTCGGCAGATCGAAGGGAAAGCGCATGCTTGAGGTATACATAGACAGAATTGAGCCTGAGAGGGTTCTCGACCTAGGCCTGGACGCGGTTGTATCCACAGCATGCCCGCGCATCGCTCTGGATGACGCACGAATGTACAGCGTTCCCATTCTCACACCACCTGAGTTTGAGATCGCTCTGGGGCTGAGGAATGATTACATCTTCGACGAGATCCTGGAGGCCTGCGGGGAGCCCGTGACAGGCAGATCTTGA
- the mfnA gene encoding tyrosine decarboxylase MfnA: MMYTFPEKGLSEDMVTDLLKEMRSRDCPYDRLLSTMCTRPHPVAVRAYSMFLETNLGDPGLFPGTAEIERRVVGILGSLLGCSDATGYVSTGGTESNIQAVRAARNSSGRRDGNIVVPRSAHFSFDKIADLLNLEVRKAELDESLRVDVGDVERLIDDRTVCLVGIAGTTEFGQVDPIGDLSELAIENGIPLHVDAAFGGFVLPFLEKDCMWDFRAEGVQSITIDPHKMGMSPIPAGGLIFRSSDPLRRLETETYYLTVSRQASLTGTRSGAAAAATYAVIMHLGIDGYRKVVRRCMDMTEHLVSEARAMGIEPVIEPVMNVVALRVDDPPGVRRALLERGWHVSMTREPKALRLILMPHMTDENLDLFLSDLEDVLISLRRGG; this comes from the coding sequence ATGATGTACACATTCCCGGAGAAAGGACTCTCAGAGGATATGGTCACGGATCTCCTGAAGGAGATGCGCAGCAGGGACTGCCCCTACGACCGTCTTCTCTCCACAATGTGCACCCGGCCACATCCGGTGGCGGTGAGGGCGTACAGCATGTTCCTGGAGACGAACCTGGGTGATCCGGGGCTCTTTCCAGGAACTGCAGAGATCGAGCGCAGGGTTGTTGGGATCCTCGGCTCTTTACTGGGATGCTCTGATGCAACAGGCTATGTATCAACAGGCGGCACTGAGTCCAACATCCAGGCGGTGCGCGCCGCCAGGAACTCCTCCGGCAGGCGCGATGGGAACATAGTCGTCCCAAGATCAGCCCACTTCTCCTTCGACAAGATCGCCGATCTCCTCAACCTCGAGGTGAGAAAGGCAGAGCTCGATGAGTCGCTCCGGGTGGATGTAGGGGATGTAGAGAGGCTCATCGACGACAGGACTGTATGTCTCGTGGGCATTGCCGGAACAACCGAGTTCGGCCAGGTGGATCCGATAGGGGATCTCTCAGAGCTTGCAATTGAAAACGGCATTCCCCTCCATGTGGATGCTGCATTTGGCGGGTTCGTGCTGCCTTTTCTCGAGAAGGATTGCATGTGGGATTTCAGGGCTGAGGGTGTGCAATCGATAACCATCGATCCGCACAAGATGGGAATGAGCCCGATTCCAGCTGGCGGGTTGATCTTCAGGAGTTCAGATCCTCTCAGGCGGCTCGAGACGGAGACGTACTATCTCACAGTCTCAAGACAGGCATCACTGACAGGCACCAGGAGCGGGGCTGCGGCTGCGGCCACATACGCTGTCATCATGCATCTCGGCATTGATGGTTACAGAAAAGTTGTCAGGAGATGCATGGATATGACGGAACACCTTGTCTCAGAGGCACGTGCCATGGGAATCGAGCCTGTCATCGAGCCTGTGATGAACGTGGTCGCGCTGAGGGTGGATGATCCGCCAGGGGTCAGGAGAGCGCTGCTTGAGAGGGGCTGGCATGTCTCGATGACCAGAGAGCCAAAGGCACTGAGGCTGATACTGATGCCGCACATGACCGATGAGAACCTCGATCTCTTCCTGAGCGATCTCGAGGACGTGCTCATCTCGTTGAGGAGGGGCGGCTAG